One Rubidibacter lacunae KORDI 51-2 genomic region harbors:
- the trpS gene encoding tryptophan--tRNA ligase: protein MSKPRVLSGVQPTGNLHLGNYLGAIRNWVDGQHQYDNFFCVVDLHAITVPHEPRVLANDTLAIAALYLACGIDLEYSTIFVQSHVSAHSELAWLLNCVTPLNWLERMIQFKEKAVKQGENVGVGLLDYPVLMAADILLYDADKVPVGEDQKQHLELTRDIAARVNDQFASADAPVLKIPDPLIRTEGARVMSLTDGTRKMSKSDPADASRINLLDPPEAIAKKIKRCKTDPLRGLEFDNPERPECQNLLSLYALLAGKTKETVAAECADMGWGQFKPLLTGTAVEALRPIQERHRELSDDKRYLASVLRDGRDRAAAIADATLARVRDALGFLRPF from the coding sequence GTGTCTAAACCGCGAGTTCTTTCCGGCGTCCAGCCGACGGGTAATCTGCACCTAGGCAACTACCTTGGGGCGATTCGCAACTGGGTCGACGGGCAGCACCAGTACGACAACTTCTTCTGCGTTGTCGATCTCCACGCCATCACCGTCCCCCACGAGCCCAGAGTGCTTGCCAACGATACCCTAGCGATCGCGGCCCTTTACCTTGCCTGCGGGATCGACCTCGAGTATTCAACCATTTTCGTGCAATCTCACGTCAGCGCTCACAGCGAGCTGGCATGGCTGCTGAACTGCGTTACGCCGCTCAATTGGTTGGAGCGGATGATTCAGTTCAAAGAAAAAGCCGTCAAGCAGGGTGAAAATGTCGGCGTCGGCTTGCTCGACTATCCCGTCTTAATGGCAGCCGACATCTTGCTCTACGACGCCGACAAAGTTCCGGTGGGCGAAGACCAAAAGCAACACCTCGAACTCACTCGCGATATCGCCGCCCGCGTCAACGACCAGTTTGCCAGCGCCGATGCACCGGTGCTGAAAATTCCCGATCCGCTGATCCGAACCGAAGGCGCGCGCGTGATGAGCTTGACCGACGGCACGCGCAAAATGTCCAAGTCCGACCCGGCCGACGCTAGTCGCATCAACCTGCTGGACCCACCCGAGGCGATCGCCAAGAAGATCAAGCGCTGTAAAACCGACCCGCTGCGCGGTTTGGAGTTCGACAACCCCGAACGTCCCGAGTGTCAGAACTTACTGTCGTTATACGCCTTGCTCGCAGGCAAAACCAAGGAAACCGTTGCCGCCGAATGTGCGGATATGGGTTGGGGGCAGTTCAAACCGCTGCTGACCGGGACTGCAGTTGAAGCCCTGCGTCCGATCCAGGAGCGTCATCGAGAGCTATCCGATGACAAGCGCTACCTGGCGTCCGTGTTGCGCGACGGCCGCGATCGCGCAGCTGCGATTGCCGATGCTACCCTCGCTCGCGTGCGCGATGCCTTAGGATTCCTCCGGCCGTTCTAA
- a CDS encoding cysteine synthase A: MDIRNGFVGTVGNTPLIRLNRLSDETGCEILGKAEFLNPGGSVKDRAALFIIKDAEERALLAPGGTIVEGTAGNTGIGLAHICNAKGYRCLIVIPETQSQEKIDLLRTLGAEVRTVPAVPYRDPNNYVKVSGRLAAEMENAIWANQFDNLANRRAHYETTGPEIWAQTDGTVDTWVAATGTGGTYAGVALYLKEKNPDIKCVVADPMGSGLYSYVKTGEIKSEGRSITEGIGNGRVTTNMEGAPADDAVRVDDPACIKMVYRLLHEEGLFMGGSVGINVVAAYTLAKQLGPGRTIVTVLCDGGARYQSRLFDRAWLAEHGLSPD, from the coding sequence ATGGACATTCGCAACGGGTTCGTGGGAACCGTCGGCAATACGCCCCTGATTCGACTCAACCGCCTTAGCGATGAAACGGGGTGCGAAATCCTCGGGAAAGCCGAATTCCTCAATCCAGGTGGTTCGGTTAAAGACCGCGCAGCACTGTTCATCATCAAAGACGCCGAAGAACGCGCCTTGCTCGCGCCCGGTGGCACAATCGTCGAAGGTACGGCGGGCAACACGGGTATCGGTCTCGCCCACATTTGCAACGCTAAAGGCTACCGCTGCCTCATCGTCATTCCCGAAACCCAGTCCCAGGAAAAAATCGACCTACTCCGCACCCTCGGAGCGGAAGTGCGCACCGTTCCTGCTGTGCCTTACCGCGATCCCAATAATTACGTCAAGGTCTCCGGTCGGCTGGCCGCAGAGATGGAAAACGCAATTTGGGCCAACCAATTTGACAACCTTGCCAACCGTCGCGCCCACTACGAAACCACCGGTCCCGAAATCTGGGCGCAAACCGACGGCACCGTCGATACTTGGGTCGCGGCTACGGGTACGGGGGGTACCTACGCCGGTGTTGCCCTCTATCTCAAGGAGAAAAACCCCGACATCAAATGCGTTGTTGCCGACCCGATGGGCAGCGGTCTTTATAGTTACGTCAAGACCGGCGAAATCAAAAGCGAAGGTCGTTCGATTACGGAAGGTATTGGCAATGGTCGCGTCACCACCAATATGGAAGGTGCTCCCGCTGATGATGCCGTCCGCGTTGACGACCCGGCCTGTATCAAGATGGTCTACCGCTTGCTGCACGAAGAAGGGTTGTTTATGGGCGGATCGGTTGGGATCAACGTCGTTGCAGCGTACACCCTTGCCAAGCAGCTCGGTCCCGGACGCACGATCGTGACCGTCCTCTGCGACGGTGGCGCGCGCTACCAATCGCGGCTGTTCGATCGCGCCTGGCTTGCCGAGCACGGCTTGTCTCCGGACTAA
- a CDS encoding FAD-binding oxidoreductase encodes MAAADAIASVFDDLVAAGAAECAVDALSCTVVPRSRAALSLVLERAQQKRLRVAIYGCGSKLTWVEPLNADVRLSTRALDCLVEHAVGDLTVTVEAGVRWTELQHVLAKTGQFVPLDPTYPDRATVGGVVATADSGSWRQRYGGVRDLAIGVEFVRADGQVAHAGGRVVKNVAGYDLTKLMVGSHGTLGAIALVTLRTYPLPDDSGTIALVGPADAIARAAQWLRGSALTPTAADLLSAGAVRALELGTSGQGIDLGLLVRFESVAASVAQQCERVAAVAQQLAVRAATFAGEGERDLWARLPLLIHPPSSGLAVTCKIGVLPAEAIAFLARLSAEKECGIVRAGSGLGRLYLASDDPIARLQELRAQCEAGCGYLSLLEAPAEVLQRIGRWGYTGNALPLMRRLKHQFDPDDLLNSGCFVGGI; translated from the coding sequence TTGGCAGCAGCGGATGCGATCGCGTCGGTCTTTGACGATCTCGTAGCGGCAGGTGCAGCCGAGTGCGCGGTCGATGCATTGAGTTGCACGGTCGTGCCGCGATCGCGCGCGGCATTGAGTTTGGTGCTGGAACGCGCGCAACAGAAACGCCTGCGAGTGGCGATTTACGGTTGCGGGAGTAAGCTGACCTGGGTCGAGCCGTTGAATGCAGACGTGCGCTTGAGTACGCGCGCGCTCGATTGCCTGGTGGAGCATGCAGTTGGCGACCTCACGGTGACGGTGGAAGCTGGGGTTCGATGGACGGAACTCCAACACGTGCTGGCAAAAACCGGGCAATTCGTGCCGCTGGATCCGACATATCCCGATCGCGCCACGGTAGGCGGCGTTGTCGCAACGGCAGACTCGGGCAGCTGGCGGCAGCGGTACGGTGGCGTGAGGGATTTGGCGATCGGCGTCGAGTTCGTGCGAGCGGACGGGCAAGTCGCGCACGCGGGCGGGCGCGTAGTTAAGAACGTGGCGGGTTACGACCTGACAAAACTGATGGTCGGGTCCCACGGAACCCTAGGCGCGATCGCGCTGGTAACGCTGCGCACCTATCCGCTCCCGGATGACTCGGGCACGATTGCGCTGGTGGGGCCGGCAGACGCGATCGCGCGGGCAGCTCAGTGGCTGCGCGGCTCGGCACTGACACCGACGGCGGCGGACTTGCTGTCTGCCGGTGCAGTGCGCGCTCTGGAGTTAGGAACCTCCGGACAGGGAATCGATCTGGGATTGCTGGTTCGCTTTGAGAGCGTGGCGGCAAGTGTTGCCCAGCAGTGCGAGCGCGTTGCGGCGGTCGCTCAGCAGCTGGCAGTTCGGGCGGCAACATTTGCTGGGGAGGGCGAGCGAGATCTATGGGCGCGATTGCCGTTGTTGATTCATCCGCCGAGCTCGGGACTGGCAGTCACTTGCAAAATAGGAGTGTTGCCGGCGGAGGCAATCGCTTTCCTGGCTCGGTTATCAGCAGAGAAAGAATGTGGAATTGTCCGTGCGGGTAGCGGGTTGGGCCGCCTATACCTGGCGAGCGACGACCCGATCGCGCGGCTGCAGGAGCTGCGAGCGCAATGTGAAGCCGGGTGCGGGTACCTTAGCCTTCTGGAAGCCCCAGCAGAAGTGCTGCAACGCATAGGCCGCTGGGGTTACACCGGCAATGCTCTGCCGTTGATGCGGCGATTGAAACATCAATTCGATCCCGACGATCTGCTCAATTCCGGTTGTTTCGTCGGCGGCATCTGA
- a CDS encoding Ycf34 family protein: protein MCICINCTYVDRCKTYHAVETQHEQLHLTEAPDFEPVEPTINVNIRSRQDHIEIEWDVVGCNSFAEEMGKWVRLRPGEPVPT from the coding sequence ATGTGCATTTGCATTAATTGCACGTACGTAGATCGCTGTAAGACATACCACGCGGTGGAAACGCAGCACGAACAGCTGCATCTGACCGAAGCTCCGGACTTCGAGCCAGTCGAACCGACAATTAACGTAAATATCCGCTCGCGTCAGGACCACATCGAAATCGAGTGGGACGTGGTCGGCTGCAACAGCTTTGCCGAAGAGATGGGGAAATGGGTCCGCTTGCGACCGGGCGAGCCAGTACCAACCTGA
- a CDS encoding phycobiliprotein lyase, which yields MDAMDFFRRSAGTWRSLRTTHHLPFRRAENGSSCVVVEALAAGTPQTVEICQMHDIDPSLCVGGAHVTWNGAMAWDKDDENHAGSTIFAIVPDPGSSQTGRLLRDRGYAEIVPVAGCYVMDGEALVLTTDYETMGTFERFWFAGPDLRMRTSTVTRFGGFNSATFCAEIRLDESGNTDGAAEIPTLTPTRELPALFAW from the coding sequence GTGGATGCGATGGATTTCTTCCGCCGGAGTGCGGGCACGTGGCGATCGCTGCGAACAACTCATCATCTACCGTTTCGGCGGGCGGAAAATGGCAGTTCCTGCGTTGTCGTCGAAGCGCTAGCGGCCGGCACCCCTCAAACTGTCGAGATTTGCCAGATGCACGATATCGACCCAAGCCTTTGCGTCGGCGGCGCGCACGTTACTTGGAACGGGGCAATGGCTTGGGATAAGGATGACGAGAACCACGCGGGGAGCACCATATTTGCGATCGTGCCCGATCCGGGCAGCTCGCAAACTGGGCGACTGCTGCGCGATCGCGGTTATGCCGAGATAGTCCCCGTTGCCGGCTGCTATGTGATGGATGGTGAGGCACTGGTTTTGACAACCGACTACGAAACCATGGGTACATTCGAGCGCTTCTGGTTTGCCGGCCCGGATTTGCGGATGCGGACGAGCACAGTCACCCGCTTCGGCGGTTTTAACTCTGCAACGTTCTGTGCCGAGATTCGCTTGGATGAATCCGGCAATACCGATGGAGCTGCGGAAATACCGACACTTACCCCAACACGAGAACTGCCGGCATTGTTTGCCTGGTAG